A window of the Actinobacillus genomosp. 1 genome harbors these coding sequences:
- the ligA gene encoding NAD-dependent DNA ligase LigA — protein sequence MPLLSQMQEDQADTTFAQLEALRQKLREYEYHYHVLDNPLVPDAEYDRLMNELKNLEWQHPEWITVDSPTQRVGAKPLDGFAQVTHEIPMLSLDNAFSDEELDGFLRRMESYITEDPHTLAFCCEPKLDGLAVSILYVDGVLNQAATRGDGTTGEDITSNIRTIRNIPLKLNMDNPPARLEVRGEVFMPQKGFEELNERALEKGEKTFANPRNAAAGSLRQLDPKITRQRPLVLNAYGIGVYESDDELPATHFERLQWLKSIGIPVNNEIRLATGREQLLAFYADIQAKRPTLGYDIDGTVLKVNDIGLQEQIGFISRSPRWAIAYKFPAQEEMTVLNDVEFQVGRTGAITPVAKLEPVFVAGVTVSNATLHNGDEIERLGIVIGDTVIIRRAGDVIPQIVGVVMDRRPENAKKIEFPTACPVCESAVVRVEGEAVARCTGGLFCGAQRKEALKHFVSRKAMDIDGVGEKLIEQLMDRELVHTPADLFKLDHTTLMRLERMGEKSAQNALNSIEKAKNTTLARFLFALGIRDVGEATAQNLANHFHNLDAIRAATFEQLQEVQDVGEVVANRIVRFWQEPHNVAVVEDLISQGVHWQDVIQVEIADNPLKGKSVVLTGTLTQLTRDQAKASLQSFGCKVSGSVSSKTDYLIAGEKAGSKLAKAQELGVKILTEQEFIALTGEN from the coding sequence ATGCCTTTATTATCACAAATGCAAGAAGACCAAGCGGACACGACTTTCGCACAATTAGAAGCTTTACGTCAAAAATTACGAGAATATGAATACCATTATCACGTATTGGATAATCCGTTAGTGCCGGATGCGGAATATGACCGCTTAATGAATGAATTAAAAAATCTGGAATGGCAACATCCGGAATGGATTACCGTCGATTCTCCGACCCAACGTGTCGGGGCGAAACCGCTGGACGGCTTTGCACAAGTGACGCACGAAATTCCGATGTTATCGTTGGATAATGCCTTTTCCGATGAAGAATTAGACGGTTTTTTACGCCGTATGGAAAGTTATATTACTGAAGATCCGCATACGCTTGCTTTTTGTTGCGAACCTAAATTAGACGGTTTAGCGGTCAGTATTTTGTATGTGGATGGAGTGTTAAACCAAGCGGCAACACGTGGTGACGGTACAACCGGTGAGGATATTACCTCAAATATTCGTACCATTCGTAATATCCCGTTAAAACTGAATATGGATAACCCGCCGGCACGTTTAGAAGTGCGTGGCGAGGTGTTTATGCCGCAAAAAGGCTTTGAAGAACTGAATGAACGTGCGCTGGAAAAAGGCGAGAAAACCTTTGCTAATCCGCGTAATGCGGCGGCAGGTTCATTACGTCAGTTAGATCCGAAAATTACACGTCAGCGTCCGCTCGTGTTAAATGCCTATGGAATCGGTGTTTATGAATCGGATGATGAATTACCTGCAACCCATTTTGAACGTTTGCAATGGCTGAAATCTATCGGTATTCCGGTCAATAATGAAATTCGCTTGGCAACAGGGCGTGAGCAGTTACTTGCGTTTTATGCGGATATTCAAGCCAAGCGTCCGACACTCGGTTATGACATTGACGGCACGGTGCTAAAAGTGAATGACATAGGCTTACAAGAGCAGATCGGCTTTATTTCTCGTTCGCCGCGTTGGGCGATAGCTTATAAGTTTCCAGCACAAGAAGAAATGACGGTGCTGAATGATGTGGAATTTCAGGTGGGCAGAACCGGGGCAATTACCCCAGTCGCAAAATTAGAACCGGTATTCGTTGCCGGTGTGACGGTGAGTAATGCCACTTTACATAACGGTGATGAAATTGAGCGTTTAGGCATTGTCATCGGCGATACGGTGATTATTCGCCGTGCCGGTGATGTGATTCCGCAAATTGTTGGGGTGGTGATGGATCGCCGTCCGGAAAATGCAAAAAAAATCGAATTTCCGACCGCTTGTCCGGTCTGTGAATCGGCGGTAGTACGTGTGGAAGGCGAAGCGGTTGCTCGCTGTACCGGCGGTTTATTCTGTGGTGCACAGCGTAAAGAAGCGTTGAAGCATTTCGTTTCGCGTAAAGCGATGGATATTGACGGTGTCGGCGAGAAATTGATCGAACAATTAATGGATCGTGAGTTGGTGCATACACCGGCGGATCTGTTTAAACTCGATCATACCACTTTAATGCGTTTGGAACGAATGGGTGAAAAATCGGCACAAAATGCGTTAAATAGCATCGAAAAAGCAAAAAATACCACTTTGGCACGTTTCTTATTTGCATTAGGCATTCGTGATGTCGGCGAAGCCACCGCACAAAACTTAGCGAATCACTTCCATAATTTAGATGCGATCCGTGCGGCAACTTTCGAGCAATTGCAAGAAGTACAAGATGTCGGCGAAGTGGTGGCAAATCGTATTGTACGTTTCTGGCAAGAACCTCACAATGTTGCGGTTGTCGAAGATTTGATTTCACAAGGCGTACATTGGCAAGATGTGATTCAGGTTGAAATTGCGGATAACCCGTTAAAAGGAAAAAGTGTGGTTTTAACCGGTACACTTACTCAATTAACCCGAGATCAAGCAAAAGCATCGCTACAGAGTTTCGGTTGTAAAGTATCTGGCTCGGTTTCAAGCAAAACCGATTATTTGATTGCCGGTGAAAAAGCCGGTTCAAAATTGGCAAAAGCGCAAGAACTTGGCGTTAAGATATTGACCGAACAAGAATTTATCGCTTTAACCGGCGAAAATTAA
- the galE gene encoding UDP-glucose 4-epimerase GalE has translation MAILVTGGAGYIGSHTLVELLNANREIVVLDNLSNSSEVSLERVKQITGKTVTFYQGDILDRDILRKIFAENKIESVIHFAGLKAVGESVREPLRYYQNNVTGSIVLVEEMLVASVNTIVFSSSATVYGDPQIIPIVESCPVGGTTNPYGTSKYMVERVLEDTVKAFPQLSAVVLRYFNPVGAHESGLIGEDPNGIPNNLLPYISQVAVGKLKELSVFGSDYETHDGTGVRDYIHVVDLAIGHLKALDKHQGDAGFHVYNLGTGTGYSVLDMVKAFETANEIKVPYKLVERRPGDIAVCYSEPSKALKELGWKTERGLEQMMKDTWNWQKNNPNGYKG, from the coding sequence ATGGCTATTTTAGTAACTGGCGGTGCGGGTTATATCGGTTCGCATACGCTCGTTGAATTATTAAATGCAAATCGTGAAATTGTCGTGTTAGATAATTTATCTAATTCCAGCGAAGTTTCATTGGAACGTGTAAAACAGATTACAGGAAAAACGGTGACTTTTTATCAAGGTGATATTTTAGACCGTGATATTCTGCGTAAAATTTTTGCAGAAAATAAAATTGAGTCTGTTATCCATTTTGCCGGTTTAAAAGCGGTAGGCGAAAGTGTGCGTGAGCCATTACGTTACTATCAAAATAATGTAACAGGCTCTATCGTTTTAGTCGAAGAAATGTTAGTTGCTAGTGTAAATACGATTGTATTCAGTTCATCCGCAACGGTTTACGGTGATCCGCAAATTATCCCAATTGTAGAGTCTTGTCCGGTTGGTGGTACAACAAATCCATATGGTACATCAAAATATATGGTTGAGCGAGTATTGGAAGATACGGTAAAAGCATTCCCACAATTAAGTGCGGTAGTATTACGTTATTTCAATCCAGTTGGGGCGCATGAAAGCGGTTTAATCGGTGAAGATCCGAACGGTATCCCAAATAACTTATTGCCTTATATTAGCCAAGTTGCAGTCGGTAAATTAAAAGAACTTTCAGTATTCGGTAGCGATTATGAAACACACGATGGCACTGGTGTACGTGACTATATCCACGTGGTCGATTTAGCTATTGGGCATTTAAAAGCGTTGGATAAACACCAAGGCGATGCCGGTTTCCATGTTTATAATTTAGGTACAGGAACGGGTTATTCTGTGCTGGATATGGTAAAAGCGTTTGAAACGGCAAACGAAATTAAAGTACCTTATAAATTGGTTGAACGCCGTCCGGGTGATATTGCCGTGTGTTACTCTGAACCGTCTAAAGCGTTAAAAGAGTTAGGTTGGAAAACCGAACGCGGTTTAGAACAAATGATGAAAGACACTTGGAATTGGCAAAAAAATAACCCGAACGGTTATAAAGGCTAA
- a CDS encoding PDDEXK nuclease domain-containing protein, producing the protein MKNKLTTSYLNEIKQILHSARQQAYAAVNSAMVEAYWKIGERIVLEEQNGEGRAEYGKEIIKNLSVTLTNEFGSGFGERNIRNFRQFYLMFSDLEIWKSVISKLTWTHIQRTLKITNDKARLYYLTEAAENHWSVRTLDRNISTLYYERLLASQDKELVQAEMQEKTQKLQASDFIKSPTVLEFLNLPTHLAYSEAELEKALIDNLQQFMLELGKGFAFVARQQHIRTETSDFFIDLVFYNYILKCFVIVELKTEKLTHQDIGQLDMYVRMYDDLQKRADDNPTIGLLLCTEADSVVAKYSVLNDSSQLFASKYMAYLPSEEELVREIEQQKIIFEQNFS; encoded by the coding sequence ATGAAAAATAAGCTAACAACATCTTATCTTAACGAAATTAAACAGATTTTACATTCTGCTCGTCAGCAAGCTTATGCGGCAGTAAATTCTGCTATGGTGGAAGCCTACTGGAAAATCGGTGAGCGAATCGTATTGGAAGAACAGAATGGTGAGGGACGTGCAGAATATGGCAAAGAGATTATTAAAAATCTTTCCGTTACTCTCACGAATGAATTTGGTTCAGGGTTTGGCGAACGGAATATCCGTAATTTCCGCCAATTTTATTTAATGTTTTCCGATTTGGAGATTTGGAAATCAGTGATTTCCAAATTAACTTGGACACATATTCAACGCACATTAAAAATTACAAACGATAAAGCTCGTTTGTATTATTTGACTGAAGCAGCGGAAAATCATTGGTCGGTACGAACCTTAGATCGTAATATTTCCACTCTCTATTATGAACGTTTACTTGCAAGCCAAGATAAAGAGCTTGTGCAGGCGGAAATGCAAGAAAAAACACAAAAATTACAAGCAAGTGATTTTATTAAATCGCCGACCGTATTAGAATTTCTGAATCTGCCGACTCATTTGGCTTATAGCGAGGCAGAGCTGGAAAAAGCTCTGATTGATAATTTACAACAATTTATGTTAGAACTTGGTAAAGGCTTCGCTTTTGTTGCTCGTCAGCAACATATTCGTACGGAAACTTCCGATTTCTTTATTGATTTAGTGTTCTATAATTACATTCTAAAATGCTTTGTGATAGTGGAACTTAAAACCGAAAAACTCACGCACCAAGACATCGGGCAGTTGGATATGTATGTGCGAATGTACGATGATTTGCAAAAACGAGCGGATGATAATCCGACAATCGGTTTATTACTTTGTACCGAAGCGGATAGCGTTGTTGCGAAATATTCCGTGTTAAATGACAGTTCACAACTGTTTGCCAGCAAATATATGGCATACCTGCCGAGCGAAGAAGAATTGGTGCGAGAGATTGAACAACAGAAAATTATTTTTGAGCAGAATTTTAGTTGA
- the gnd gene encoding decarboxylating NADP(+)-dependent phosphogluconate dehydrogenase has translation MSVKGDIGVIGLAVMGQNLILNMNDNGFKVVAYNRTTSKVDEFLAGAAKGTNIIGAYSLEDLAAKLEKPRKVMLMVRAGDVVDQFIDALLPHLEEGDIIIDGGNSNYPDTNRRTAALAEKGIRFIGTGVSGGEEGARHGPSIMPGGNIEAWEHVKPILQAISAKTDKGEPCCDWVGKEGAGHFVKMVHNGIEYGDMQLICEAYQFLKDGLGLSYDEMQAIFQEWKKTELDSYLIDITTDILGYKDEDGTPLVEKILDTAGQKGTGKWTGINALDFGIPLTLITESVFARCVSSFKDQRVAASKLFNKTITPVEGDKKVWIEAVRKALLASKIISYAQGFMLIREASENFGWDINYGATALLWREGCIIRSRFLGNIRDAYEANPDLVFLGSDDYFKGILENAMADWRKVVAKSIEVGIPMPCMASAITFLDGYTSERVPANLLQAQRDYFGAHTYERTDKPRGEFFHTNWTGRGGNTASTTYDV, from the coding sequence ATGTCAGTAAAAGGCGACATCGGCGTTATCGGTTTAGCGGTAATGGGCCAAAACTTAATTTTAAATATGAACGACAATGGCTTTAAAGTAGTGGCGTATAACCGCACGACTTCAAAAGTGGATGAGTTTTTAGCAGGTGCGGCGAAAGGTACGAATATTATCGGTGCTTATTCGTTAGAAGACTTAGCGGCGAAATTAGAAAAACCGCGTAAAGTAATGTTAATGGTGCGTGCAGGCGATGTAGTGGATCAATTTATTGACGCATTACTACCGCATTTAGAAGAAGGTGACATCATTATTGACGGCGGTAACTCAAACTATCCAGATACTAACCGTCGTACCGCTGCATTAGCAGAAAAAGGTATTCGCTTTATCGGTACCGGTGTTTCAGGCGGTGAAGAAGGTGCGCGTCACGGGCCTTCAATTATGCCGGGCGGTAACATTGAAGCGTGGGAACACGTTAAGCCGATTTTACAAGCGATTTCAGCGAAAACCGATAAAGGCGAGCCTTGCTGTGACTGGGTAGGCAAAGAAGGTGCGGGTCATTTCGTGAAAATGGTTCACAACGGTATCGAATACGGCGATATGCAGTTAATTTGCGAAGCTTACCAATTCTTAAAAGACGGTTTAGGTTTAAGCTACGATGAAATGCAAGCTATTTTCCAAGAGTGGAAGAAAACCGAATTAGACAGCTACTTAATCGACATCACTACCGATATCTTAGGCTACAAAGACGAAGATGGCACACCGTTAGTTGAGAAAATCTTAGATACTGCAGGTCAAAAAGGTACAGGTAAATGGACGGGTATCAATGCGTTAGATTTCGGTATTCCATTAACTTTAATCACTGAATCGGTATTCGCACGTTGCGTATCTTCATTCAAAGATCAACGTGTAGCGGCTTCTAAATTATTCAACAAAACCATCACGCCGGTTGAGGGCGATAAAAAAGTATGGATTGAAGCAGTTCGCAAAGCGTTGCTTGCTTCAAAAATTATTTCTTACGCACAAGGCTTTATGTTAATTCGTGAAGCCTCAGAAAACTTCGGCTGGGACATCAACTACGGCGCAACCGCCCTATTATGGCGTGAAGGCTGTATCATTCGCAGCCGTTTCTTAGGCAACATTCGTGATGCGTACGAAGCAAATCCAGACTTAGTATTCTTAGGTTCAGACGATTACTTCAAAGGCATTTTAGAAAATGCAATGGCAGACTGGCGTAAAGTGGTAGCGAAGTCTATCGAAGTGGGTATCCCAATGCCGTGTATGGCATCGGCAATCACGTTCTTAGACGGCTACACGTCAGAACGTGTGCCGGCAAACTTGCTCCAAGCCCAACGTGACTACTTCGGCGCACACACTTACGAACGCACCGACAAACCACGCGGCGAATTCTTCCACACCAACTGGACAGGTCGTGGCGGTAACACCGCTTCAACCACTTATGATGTGTAA
- the zipA gene encoding cell division protein ZipA, with protein MELHILFFILAGLLIAVLIGFSLWSARREKSRIFSNTFSTRPPSTPINNIVSDVPPSLNPQSYAQTTGQHGETEADNPVQIQQEVESSLREIKINLPRQDSAAYQSKVEETPIYSGQPLQAQPQYQTQAQYQAQPQHIEPAFTQAPQSPIAEATSVLEQSVEELERQAAQGEVDIYSDASVRVELAKHSMQTDAEQKPIAENNMITLYVVAPEGQQFRGDYVVQSLEALGLQYGEYQIFHRHQHMGNSASPVIFSVANMMQPGIFDLAKIEHFSTVGLVLFMHLPSEGSDVVNLKLLLKTTENLAQALGGFVLNEHREIFDEHSRQAYLARVS; from the coding sequence ATGGAGCTTCATATTCTTTTCTTTATTTTAGCGGGCTTATTAATCGCCGTATTAATCGGTTTCAGTTTATGGTCGGCTCGTCGTGAAAAATCACGTATTTTCTCGAATACTTTCTCGACCCGCCCGCCTTCAACGCCGATTAATAACATTGTTTCGGACGTGCCGCCTTCGCTTAATCCGCAGTCTTACGCGCAGACAACAGGACAACACGGCGAAACGGAAGCGGATAATCCGGTGCAAATTCAGCAAGAAGTGGAAAGCTCATTGCGTGAAATAAAAATTAATTTACCGAGACAAGATTCCGCCGCTTATCAAAGTAAAGTAGAAGAAACTCCGATTTATAGCGGTCAGCCGTTACAAGCGCAGCCTCAATATCAGACACAAGCGCAATATCAAGCACAGCCGCAGCATATTGAACCGGCATTTACTCAAGCGCCTCAGTCACCGATTGCGGAAGCAACTTCAGTGTTGGAACAATCGGTGGAAGAGCTGGAACGTCAAGCGGCGCAAGGTGAAGTAGATATTTATTCCGACGCTTCCGTGCGAGTGGAGTTAGCCAAACACTCGATGCAAACGGATGCGGAACAAAAACCGATTGCGGAAAATAATATGATTACGCTTTATGTAGTTGCGCCGGAAGGTCAGCAGTTCCGTGGCGATTATGTGGTACAAAGTCTTGAAGCGTTAGGCTTACAATATGGCGAATATCAAATTTTCCACCGCCATCAGCATATGGGGAACAGCGCATCGCCGGTGATTTTCAGTGTAGCGAATATGATGCAGCCGGGTATCTTCGATTTGGCTAAAATTGAACATTTTTCAACGGTTGGCTTAGTGTTATTTATGCATTTACCGTCGGAAGGCAGTGATGTAGTGAATCTTAAATTATTGTTGAAAACGACGGAAAATCTCGCACAAGCACTTGGCGGTTTTGTGTTAAATGAACATCGAGAAATTTTTGATGAACATTCCCGTCAGGCTTATTTAGCTAGAGTCAGTTAA
- the cysZ gene encoding sulfate transporter CysZ: protein MSSAFNEPQSDLGLGFHYFIYGWRLMLQRRLMPFVLIPVVINAVLMIALLWFFISHIAGWADWIVSFMPSWLDWLTMILVPLAVLSLIMLFYFTFTTITNFIAAPFNALLAEKVELQLTGEQLNNMTVAEMLKDVPRMLKREWQKMAYSIPRFIALFLLSFVPVVGQTVVPVLTFVFGAWLLAIQYCDYPFDNHKISFKRMRNALGQRKILNFTFGTFVSIFTALPFVNLVVMPVAVCGATAMWVEEYRNFMLDKTSDFDGADYTTKTGREVSTETRSGAVNPNVRNGEVKPH from the coding sequence ATGTCATCTGCATTTAACGAACCGCAAAGCGACTTAGGCTTAGGTTTCCATTATTTTATTTACGGCTGGCGATTAATGTTACAACGCCGGTTAATGCCGTTTGTCCTGATACCGGTAGTGATTAATGCGGTGTTAATGATCGCATTACTTTGGTTCTTTATCAGCCATATTGCCGGCTGGGCGGATTGGATCGTCAGCTTTATGCCTTCTTGGCTGGATTGGCTGACTATGATTTTAGTACCGCTTGCCGTGCTTTCATTAATTATGCTGTTTTATTTTACCTTTACCACCATTACCAACTTTATTGCCGCCCCGTTTAATGCGTTGCTGGCGGAAAAGGTCGAATTACAACTGACCGGAGAACAGCTTAATAATATGACGGTAGCGGAAATGTTAAAAGACGTACCGCGTATGCTAAAACGTGAATGGCAAAAAATGGCGTACAGTATTCCTCGTTTTATTGCACTGTTTTTATTAAGTTTCGTACCGGTTGTCGGGCAAACCGTGGTACCTGTTCTAACCTTTGTGTTCGGCGCTTGGTTATTAGCGATTCAATATTGCGACTACCCGTTCGATAACCATAAAATCAGTTTTAAACGTATGCGCAACGCTCTCGGGCAACGCAAAATTTTAAATTTCACCTTCGGTACATTCGTCAGTATTTTTACCGCTTTACCTTTTGTGAATTTAGTCGTGATGCCGGTTGCCGTCTGCGGCGCAACCGCTATGTGGGTCGAAGAATATCGCAACTTTATGTTAGATAAAACGTCCGATTTTGACGGCGCGGACTATACCACTAAAACCGGCAGAGAAGTCAGTACGGAAACCCGTTCCGGTGCAGTAAATCCTAACGTACGTAACGGTGAGGTTAAGCCGCATTAA
- the pgl gene encoding 6-phosphogluconolactonase produces MNYITFQSAQQAVEKIAQEFVLYSQLNRPVHISLSGGSTPKLLFKTLAQAPFNSEIQWQNLHFWWGDDRMVLPTDPESNYGEVQKLLFDHIQIPQQNIHRIRGEESVEQELARFSQELTACVPDLAFDWIILGMGNDGHTASLFPHQTDFNDQNVAVIAKHPESGQIRISKTAKLLEQAKRITYLVTGAAKAEVLKEINETEAEKLPYPAARIKAKSGVTEWYLDREAAKLL; encoded by the coding sequence ATGAATTACATCACCTTCCAATCCGCTCAACAAGCGGTGGAAAAAATCGCACAAGAATTTGTGTTATACAGTCAATTAAACCGTCCGGTACATATTTCCTTATCCGGCGGTTCAACCCCTAAATTACTGTTTAAAACGTTAGCGCAAGCACCGTTCAATAGCGAAATTCAATGGCAAAATCTGCACTTTTGGTGGGGCGATGATCGTATGGTACTGCCGACTGATCCGGAAAGTAATTACGGTGAAGTGCAAAAGTTACTCTTCGATCATATTCAAATTCCTCAACAAAATATTCACCGTATTCGTGGTGAAGAGTCGGTAGAACAAGAGCTTGCAAGATTTTCGCAAGAATTGACCGCTTGCGTACCTGATTTAGCTTTTGATTGGATCATTCTCGGGATGGGCAATGACGGTCATACCGCTTCGCTTTTCCCTCATCAAACCGATTTTAATGACCAGAATGTGGCGGTTATTGCCAAACATCCTGAAAGCGGTCAAATTCGTATTTCAAAAACCGCTAAATTGCTTGAACAGGCGAAACGTATCACTTACTTGGTAACAGGTGCGGCAAAAGCGGAAGTTTTAAAAGAAATTAACGAAACCGAAGCGGAAAAACTACCGTATCCGGCAGCTCGTATTAAAGCTAAAAGCGGTGTGACCGAGTGGTATTTAGATCGAGAAGCGGCAAAATTGTTATAG
- a CDS encoding MFS transporter, which produces MTIQTLQHTNNLRFAIDHGRMGVYQWVIVIMAAVMNFLDGFDVLAIAFTATNISKEFGLSKTEFGVLISAGLAGMTIGSLFLAPLADKFGRRPLLLLSVALSAIGLLLSGLATTPFVLGFSRVITGLGVGGILVGTNVITSEYSSKKWRSFAISVYAAGFGIGAMIGGIMAKELQATYSWHAVYFAGAAMTAVVWVVLFIWLPESIDFLTMKQPANAKARLNHIAKKIGFNGDWELPKKVEAVKTKLPISQLFNDKYRRSTLLLWLSFFAIMFSFYFISSWTPALLKEAGMTVEDSINVGMAISIGGAGGSLIYGLIASRWQARAVLMLFTVLSAIAIVVFILSSSALGVAMAMGVVVGALVNGCISGLYTINPATYDADIRNTGVGWAIGAGRAGSILAPTVAGILLDGGLAKQDLYIAVAGVMLLSTLALAFKRENKI; this is translated from the coding sequence ATGACGATTCAAACATTACAACATACAAATAATTTAAGGTTTGCGATTGATCACGGACGTATGGGCGTGTATCAATGGGTAATCGTAATTATGGCTGCCGTAATGAACTTTTTAGACGGTTTCGACGTATTAGCGATTGCCTTTACCGCCACCAATATTTCTAAAGAGTTCGGTTTATCTAAAACCGAATTCGGTGTATTAATCAGTGCCGGTTTAGCCGGTATGACAATCGGTTCGCTGTTTCTTGCGCCGCTTGCCGATAAATTCGGTCGTCGTCCGCTATTACTACTTTCCGTAGCGTTGTCGGCGATTGGTTTGTTACTTTCGGGATTAGCGACCACACCGTTTGTACTTGGTTTTTCACGTGTAATTACCGGTTTGGGAGTGGGCGGTATTTTAGTCGGCACTAATGTGATCACTAGCGAATATTCGTCAAAAAAATGGCGTAGCTTTGCGATCAGCGTTTATGCGGCAGGCTTCGGTATCGGTGCGATGATCGGCGGTATAATGGCGAAAGAGTTGCAAGCGACTTATAGCTGGCATGCGGTGTATTTTGCCGGTGCGGCAATGACGGCGGTCGTGTGGGTTGTGTTATTTATTTGGTTACCGGAGTCGATCGACTTTTTAACCATGAAGCAACCGGCAAACGCCAAAGCACGCTTAAATCACATTGCGAAAAAAATCGGTTTTAACGGTGATTGGGAGCTACCGAAAAAAGTTGAAGCGGTGAAAACCAAGCTGCCGATTTCTCAGCTGTTTAATGATAAATATCGCCGTTCAACCTTATTATTATGGCTTTCGTTCTTTGCCATTATGTTCAGCTTCTATTTTATCAGCTCATGGACTCCGGCATTGCTCAAAGAAGCGGGAATGACGGTGGAAGACAGTATCAATGTAGGCATGGCGATTTCGATCGGCGGTGCGGGCGGTTCGTTAATCTACGGTTTAATCGCCAGCCGTTGGCAGGCAAGAGCGGTATTAATGCTGTTTACCGTATTATCGGCGATTGCGATTGTGGTGTTTATCCTTTCATCTTCGGCACTCGGCGTGGCGATGGCAATGGGAGTGGTTGTCGGGGCGTTAGTAAACGGCTGTATCAGCGGTTTATACACTATCAATCCGGCGACTTACGATGCGGATATCCGTAATACCGGTGTGGGCTGGGCAATTGGTGCGGGGCGTGCAGGTTCGATTCTTGCTCCGACAGTAGCGGGAATATTGCTTGACGGCGGTTTGGCGAAACAAGATTTATATATCGCTGTAGCGGGGGTAATGCTGTTATCTACTCTTGCACTGGCCTTCAAGCGCGAAAATAAAATTTGA
- a CDS encoding AmpG family muropeptide MFS transporter: protein MTASHSSPQPSIWRQIFTKNMLLCLYTGFCSGLPLFVLIQLMPAWFTSANLDIKAIAAFTLTSLPYTWKFLWAALLDRYFPPFLGRRRSWIFLAQLGLLAILAGFGFFDPVADIGIITVLSVILSFLSATQDIVVDAYRREILSDNELGLGNSIHVNAYRIAGLIPGGLSLFLADHYPWQTVFMITAAFMLPCLFVTLFAREPQSTPIDKSKPFYMAFVDPFKEFFSRKGVWGAVGLILFIFLYKLGDSLATSLQTKFILDMGFTKSHIAAVVKTTSLWCSIGGGIIGGVAMLKLGVNRALWIFGSVQLITILGFAYLASFEYFPTASIGSAELFKLGIVMAGEYLGVGLGTAAFVAFMARETNPMYTAMQLAIFTSLAALPSKFLGAYTGHLVEAFGYYQFFWICFFVAIPGMLMLIKVAPWNDK from the coding sequence ATGACCGCTTCTCATTCTTCACCTCAACCCTCAATTTGGCGACAAATTTTTACTAAAAATATGTTGCTTTGTCTTTACACCGGCTTTTGTTCCGGCTTACCTTTATTTGTGCTTATCCAATTAATGCCGGCTTGGTTTACCTCAGCAAATCTTGATATTAAAGCTATCGCCGCCTTTACTTTAACCTCATTGCCTTATACGTGGAAGTTCTTATGGGCGGCATTATTAGATCGCTATTTTCCACCGTTTTTAGGTCGCCGCCGCAGCTGGATTTTTCTTGCTCAATTAGGCTTATTGGCGATTCTAGCCGGATTCGGCTTTTTTGATCCGGTAGCGGATATCGGTATTATTACCGTACTTTCGGTGATTTTATCCTTTCTTTCCGCTACACAAGATATTGTGGTGGATGCTTATCGCCGAGAAATTTTATCGGATAATGAATTGGGCTTAGGTAACTCGATTCACGTAAATGCTTATCGCATTGCCGGGCTAATACCGGGCGGTTTATCGCTTTTCTTAGCCGATCATTACCCATGGCAAACGGTATTTATGATTACCGCCGCATTTATGTTGCCATGCCTATTCGTTACGCTATTTGCTAGAGAGCCACAAAGTACACCGATTGATAAAAGCAAACCGTTTTATATGGCGTTTGTTGATCCGTTTAAGGAATTTTTCAGCCGTAAAGGCGTATGGGGTGCAGTAGGACTTATCCTATTTATTTTCTTATATAAATTAGGTGATTCGCTGGCGACTTCGCTACAAACCAAATTTATTTTAGATATGGGCTTTACCAAATCGCATATTGCGGCGGTGGTAAAAACAACCTCGCTCTGGTGCAGTATCGGTGGCGGTATTATTGGCGGGGTGGCAATGCTGAAACTGGGAGTAAATCGTGCGTTATGGATTTTCGGATCAGTACAGTTAATTACTATCTTAGGTTTTGCTTATCTTGCAAGTTTTGAGTATTTTCCGACCGCTTCTATCGGTTCTGCCGAATTATTTAAATTAGGTATTGTGATGGCGGGTGAGTATCTCGGTGTCGGTTTGGGTACGGCGGCATTTGTTGCCTTTATGGCTCGAGAAACCAACCCGATGTACACCGCAATGCAATTAGCCATTTTTACCAGCCTAGCTGCATTGCCAAGTAAATTCTTAGGCGCTTATACCGGACATTTGGTAGAAGCCTTCGGTTATTATCAGTTTTTCTGGATTTGTTTCTTTGTCGCTATTCCAGGAATGTTGATGTTGATTAAGGTTGCGCCGTGGAACGATAAATAA